Below is a window of Bordetella genomosp. 9 DNA.
TATGGTCCGGCGCAGCTGCTGGATGCCTTCGCCATTGTGGTCGATACAGCAGCCGAAGCTGTGCGTCAGCGGCACCACGCCGTCCACATTGGGATAGGCGTCCAGGCGGCCCGGCGCGGTGAAGTGCCGCGCCACCTTCTTGCTGACCGTCGCCGAGCAATTCACCGTGCTGATGATGCCGATGTAATTGCGCGTGGCCACGCGGCCATCCGCGCGCCGTATGCCCTGGAAAGTCAGCGGCGCGGCGGCCGGGGCCACCGGACGCACGTCCTGGCCGTAGGCATAGTCGCGCTCGAACTCGCCGATCGATACGTTGTGGGTGTGGACGTGGTCGCCCGGCGCGATATCGCGCGTCGCGAAACCGATGATCTGGCCGTAGCGGTGCACCGGCTGTCCGGCGGCCACGGCGCGCAGCGCCACCTTGTGGGCGGGGGGCACGTCGGCGCGCACCACCAGGCCGCCCGCCTGCGGCAACTCGAGGCCGGCGGCCAGGGCGCGACGGGCGATCGCGACGTCATCGCGCTCGTGCAGCAGGATGATGGGGGACAGGCTGTCCATGGCGTCTCCTCGTGATGGGCATGCGGTCGCGGCGCCGCCGCGGGCGACGCCATCATGGGATAATCGCCATAGCCCGCGCAAATTGGTTGGACCACCTCAGGAATCCCCTTTCAGGAACCCCGATGCCGCGCCTCACGTCCACATCGAGCGCCTTGCAGCACGCCATGCAGTCGTTGGAACGCCTGGTCCTGGAACACGGCCTGGACGGACGTCCGCGGCTGCCGCCGGAACGCGAACTGGCGCAACGCTTCCAGGTATCGCGCACGACGGTGCGCGCGGCGATCCAGCGTCTCGTATCGCGCGGCATGCTTGAAACGCGCCAGGGCAGCGGCGTCTTCATCGCCAGCGACCGGCCCATGAGCCCGGCCACGCCGTGGCCGCCCGCGCCGTGGCTGGGGCTGGTCGACGCGCAGCCGGCGCTGCGGGCGGATACCCTGGAATTCCGCATGGTGTTCGAATGCGCGGCCGCGCGCTTTGCCGCGCAGCGCGCCGATACGCAGGAACGCCGCCAGCTGGCCGCGACGGTGGACACCATGCAAAAGGCGGTGCGAGACGGAGACGTGGCCACGGAAGCCGCCGCCGACGCCACCTTCCACGCGCAGCTGGCCAGCGCATCGCACAACATGATGCTGGGCCGCTTCTACGCCAACGCCATCGCCTCGTTGCGCGCGCACATCACGCGCAACACCTACGATGCGGGACGCGACGCCGCGCTGGCCACGCGCCGCTCGCAGGAAAGGCTGCGCCAGCACGTCGCCATCTGCGACGCGATCCTGCGCCAGTCGCCGGACGACGCCGCGCTGGCGATGCGCCAGCACATCGAATTCGTCGGGCGTCAGTTCGAGCTGCGGGGCTGATGCCCGCGCCCGCTATTGCCGGATGCCTTCCGCCTGGATATGCAGGGTGGTCTTCATGAAGAATCCGTACTCCTTGCCGAACGACACGCCGTAGGCGTCCCGGTCGAAGGCCGCCGTCGCCTCGGTCCCGCACACCTGCTTCTTCATGATGGGATTCTCGTAGCACTTGAACGAGAGCAGCGTCAGCTTGAGCGGATGCGATACGCCATGCAGGGTGAAGGTGCCGTCCACCTCCACCGGCTTGCCGTCCTTGAAATGGACTTTGCTGCCTTTGTAGGCCGCGGTCGGGAATCGCTTGACGTCGAAGAACTTGTCTCCGCGCAACTGGTCGTCCAATGCCTTGTTGCCGGTGTTGACCGAGGCCAGGTCGATGGTCACGTCCACCGTGCCGGTTCCCGCCTGGGCATCCAGCACGACCGTGCCGCTGGTCTTGTCGAACTTGCCGCGCCAGATCGAGGCGCCGGCGAAATGATCCGCCTCGAAGCTGGGATAGGTATGGTCGGGGTCCAGCTGGTACGTCACGGGTTCGGCCAGGGCAGCGAAAGGCAGCACGCACGCGGCGATGGCCGCGCGAGACGGAGTCAGGAAGCGCATGGGTAACCTCGGATCGTTGAGGGGACTGTGAAACGCCCGTTTATTTCCGCACGGCATGTCGATCCTCTGCCTTA
It encodes the following:
- a CDS encoding FadR/GntR family transcriptional regulator; protein product: MPRLTSTSSALQHAMQSLERLVLEHGLDGRPRLPPERELAQRFQVSRTTVRAAIQRLVSRGMLETRQGSGVFIASDRPMSPATPWPPAPWLGLVDAQPALRADTLEFRMVFECAAARFAAQRADTQERRQLAATVDTMQKAVRDGDVATEAAADATFHAQLASASHNMMLGRFYANAIASLRAHITRNTYDAGRDAALATRRSQERLRQHVAICDAILRQSPDDAALAMRQHIEFVGRQFELRG
- a CDS encoding YceI family protein; amino-acid sequence: MRFLTPSRAAIAACVLPFAALAEPVTYQLDPDHTYPSFEADHFAGASIWRGKFDKTSGTVVLDAQAGTGTVDVTIDLASVNTGNKALDDQLRGDKFFDVKRFPTAAYKGSKVHFKDGKPVEVDGTFTLHGVSHPLKLTLLSFKCYENPIMKKQVCGTEATAAFDRDAYGVSFGKEYGFFMKTTLHIQAEGIRQ